The nucleotide window CCATTCGTTGCAAAGATAGACATCGGCCTGCTCGGCTAGCACATAGACCGGTTGCGCCTTCGGGAAAGCCGTCACCTTAACGCCATGATCGGCTGCTTCAATCGCCATTTTCCAGAAGCCGACCTGGGTACTGCTGTGGTGATCGCGGTAGTTGGTGAGCACCTTGAGGTAGAGCTTGACGGGCTGGGGCGATCGCTTCACATGGTAAGACACATAGGTAGTATTGGCTCCCTGCTCCATCCAAATCCGCTTCTCAAGCAGCACATCCGCACAGGCAAAGGTCCAGGTGGGAATGCTGCCCTCCAGGGCAAACTGCTGAATGTGGTTATACCCTGTGGGATCCACCTGCTCGTTTGTCCAGCGGCTGGTGTGTAGGGGAAAGTAGTTGCTGTCGTATTCCAGAGTCTCGCTGAGCTGGGTCACCAACAGCGTGCGCCGCACCGGTGGGTTAAGCGCAGCAATCAAAACCCCGTGGTAGCGACGGGTCAGCAGACCAGCCACGGTGCCGGAGGCATAGCCACCGA belongs to Candidatus Obscuribacterales bacterium and includes:
- a CDS encoding glycogen debranching enzyme N-terminal domain-containing protein, yielding MNIQFGREICGHLHSAEEREWLVTNGIGGYASGTVAGLLTRRYHGVLIAALNPPVRRTLLVTQLSETLEYDSNYFPLHTSRWTNEQVDPTGYNHIQQFALEGSIPTWTFACADVLLEKRIWMEQGANTTYVSYHVKRSPQPVKLYLKVLTNYRDHHSSTQVGFWKMAIEAADHGVKVTAFPKAQPVYVLAEQADVYLCNEWYQDFNLAQEHYRGLPAHEDHLHVADLAITLEPGQTVTVVATTDANTSLDGQEAIARQRAHEQ